One segment of Eschrichtius robustus isolate mEscRob2 chromosome 3, mEscRob2.pri, whole genome shotgun sequence DNA contains the following:
- the SH3BGRL3 gene encoding LOW QUALITY PROTEIN: SH3 domain-binding glutamic acid-rich-like protein 3 (The sequence of the model RefSeq protein was modified relative to this genomic sequence to represent the inferred CDS: deleted 2 bases in 1 codon) yields the protein MTRGLSRKETAPERGGLVSRPCSCCHRHPVCLSPLARRPIRSMSGLRVYSTSVTGSREIKSQQSEVTRILDGKRIQYQLVDISQDNALRDEMRALAGNPKATPPQIVNGDQYCGDYELFVEAVEQNTLQEFLKLA from the exons ATGACTCGCGGGCTGAGCAGGAAGGAAACCGCTCCTGAGCGCGGCGGCCTCGTCTCCAGGCCGTGCAGCTGCTGCCACCGCCACCCCGTCTGCCTGTCG CCGTTGGCCCGTCGGCCCATCCGCAGCATGAGCGGCCTGCGCGTTTACAGCACGTCGGTCACCGGCTCCCGCGAA ATCAAGTCCCAGCAGAGCGAGGTGACCCGCATCCTGGATGGGAAGCGCATCCAGTACCAGCTAGTGGACATCTCCCAAGACAACGCCCTGCGGGATGAGATGCGAGCCTTGGCGGGCAACCCCAAGGCCACCCCACCCCAGATTGTCAACGGGGACCAGTACTGTGGA gactATGAGCTCTTTGTGGAGGCTGTGGAACAAAACACACTGCAGGAGTTCCTGAAACTGGCCTGA